Proteins encoded together in one Triticum dicoccoides isolate Atlit2015 ecotype Zavitan chromosome 7B, WEW_v2.0, whole genome shotgun sequence window:
- the LOC119342136 gene encoding uncharacterized protein LOC119342136, whose product MAANHPLRRLASASAPALSRLSKPTPSPLLRPAFSSSASSAGQPAAVARADAAEKGEARSAVKEAGEAQGGDAGARKAGEGEEDDGGLDINEATGEIGGPHGPEPTRYGDWERGGRCSDF is encoded by the coding sequence ATGGCGGCCAACCACCccctccgccgcctcgcctccgCGTCGGCCCCCGCTCTCTCCCGCCTCTCCAAGCCCACTCCCTCGCCGCTCCTCCGCCCCGCGTTCTCCAGTTCCGCCTCCTCCGCGGGTCAGCCGGCGGCGGTGGCGAGGGCCGATGCAGCCGAGAAGGGCGAGGCCCGGAGCGCCGTGAAGGAGGCGGGCGAGGCGCAGGGCGGCGATGCTGGCGCGAGgaaggcgggggagggggaggaggatgaCGGCGGCCTGGACATAAACGAGGCCACGGGCGAGATCGGCGGCCCGCACGGGCCGGAGCCCACCCGCTACGGCGACTGGGAGCGCGGCGGCCGCTGCTCCGACTTCTGA